The nucleotide window ACATACTTGacaaaattatgagatattgggaggtggcaggtatccCATAGAATTACTCAAGGTGCGCGAAAGTTGATCTAGATACCacagtcataaaaaaaaatgaaaaaataaccaaaaaataatatatatatatatattgggatTGTTCGGAGGACGGAAGTCATATTTTGGTGTTTGATTATCATAACACAATTTTCATCAAAATGGGGAAAATAACTTTCCTCGCTTATATGGgcgaaaatcattttttacaaCAATCTTAAATTTTCACTTTGTATTACTTACTTTAACtcttattttgatatgttttacttgagctAAGGATTTATcggaaacaacttctctaccttcacaaggtatgAGGTAAGACTGCGTACACATCACCTTCCCCAGATCCCACTTGTGAGATTAgaaagtgtatgttgttgtattaCTGTCTTCCTGAACTTTTGACTGAAGTCAACCATTCAAGTTTTAAAGGCTCCAAAACACAGAAACTTACACAAAACTCAAATGAACGACCTGACGACCGAACTGttagtcccagcaagtcatgttgttgttgtattactTACTTTAACTAACCCTTAGACATTACAATTAATCTTTAGTACTCAAAATTTCGTCTTAACGCTCTTCGATTGTTAatgttgttattaattttaatactatgtattttttgagaaaatattttccagtCACAAACAAAACactaaaaaacatttttcatggaaaatggCTTCCTTCATACCGAAGACATACCTATTCTTGAAAAGCTTTTCCCATAGTATAATGTAGAAAAAGTTCCTAGCTTTAGGCTAAACTATCCAGAAACTAAACTTCGTATCAGCTAAACAACATCTATATCGTTCCAATTTTATCGGATGTCCTCGAAGGGATATCTAAACAACAATATGTTGCTACAATCTAAAGATATTAAACAGAAGCTCGGAACGAAAAGGACTAACCTTGAATTTTGCTGAAATTGAGTAGACACATTGAAGCTAAAACCTTATGCTCAATCAGATCACCATGTTGTAAGCATTCTATCAGCTGAGTGATAACAGCTAAAAATGCAGATAGCTCAAATTCCGAGTCGTTCAGTAAAGCAAGTGCTGAGCTCAGCCACGCGACCGTTGTTAGACAGATTCGGACCATTTCCGAGTTTCCTGAACCTAAGCACTTTGAGAGAGCCTCCACAAATGACTTCTTGCCACTGCCAATGAGTAAAGCTGATGCATCTAACAACCACTTTTCCCTGGCTTCTTGTTCTTCATCCTCCATCTGATaatttattgtgttttagtCATGTACACTTTAGACATGGAAAAACAGTATGTAAAGTTCATAATGGTTACAGAATGAGTGAAAATGTAATGAGAATTAGAGTATTATGTGACGACTATAAGTGCAATAAAAGAAAGGTTCATATTGCAGGACATTGGCACACTTGGAAACGAACGAAAGAAAGCAGTATCGTGATGACGAGATGTTTCCTAAACTGACTGAAGCAAAGGCTCATTTTGTTCCTCACAAGATGTGGTATTGAGTATTTTGGGTGGTCCGTCAAGTTTTTGCTAATATTAGTATACACACCGGTTTGACACAGGTATGTCAAGGTAATGATGAATCTGTGTAACAGTCTTGGGTTAAGACATGACGGAAGAGCCGTGTCTTGCTAGACAGAAGCTGGGCTTTTCATTGATGAGGAAGACTGTTTGCACCATGAATGACATGCTTTACACTAGCTAGATTGCGTTCTACGCCATGATCATGCATTGCTAGTAACTATGTTTGACTTCTTGCGTCACAGCTCTAAATTTGCTTCCATTtccaagaaaaaagaaaatttatttcctATGTGAATCCAGGTTTGAGCTTGGTCGACTGAGTTTGGGACGGTTAATGTCATCACAGATGTTATTAGCAGTGATGGACACAGGATTTTCACCAATGGGGTTCATCTACTAcgtatacataaaaaaaattgatattgcTTCTCCTGGAAGGTCTGAAGGGACATTCCAAGGGGCTTTTTGATGTCAAAAGTTGCTACAGTATGGTGGAATTAAGCAAATAACAGGGAGATACTGCCTTGGGAAAAAATCTCATTCAATTTGGCACTTTTTAAGGTCTCTTGCCTCTCGTGGATTGTGGCTAGGGAGGCATGTCTCACGGTCTCACCCAAACCAACCTCCAGGAAATGAAATTCATGCAAGTTTGCAACAACAACCACACCTCAATCCCAACCGAGTTAGGGTTGCCTATATAATTTTGCATTCCAATAAAGTCACTTCTTATATGAATTCAGTCAGGACAAAAGACGAACACGTACTTTCATAACAGTTGCATCAGCAAGCACATTATTCTGCTCCTCAACGGTATATTCTACTCCAAAGCCTTCAAGAAACCCTGCTTGCTTTAGGATCCAATCCTCTGTCATAATCTTACCCGAGAACGAAAAATGCCCTCCCAGAATAAGGAGTGCTTTGCAACATATTTCTCTGCTCCTTCCATCTGATAAGCTTCTTTCCAAGGCCAAAGTCATAGCATCAACAGCATCATCTCTGTATGTGCTGGGCATATCTGTTTCGGCCTGAAAGATTCAAATCCTGTCATAAACTTGCTTGAAATAACAGTGACCTTAAATGGTATGCATGCCTCTTAAGCAAGTAACAAAAGCTACAACAACTATTCCTCGATCACGAACATAGTAATTATCGGCTATATGATATTAGGTTCAAGCTTTCCCAAGCCCCTTCTCATCAATGGACTCCTGACATATACAAAGGAGTGTGGTTCATTTGAGAAATTTCTACCTCTTCATCTATCTTTGAGATGTTTGGATTTTTCAAAACTCCATGGACGTGCAGAAGAGAAATGATATCCCCATGCGGACCATTTAATTGTTCAAATAGCAACTAAAGTGAAGCAAGGTCAGGAACGGCGCATTCTTTATGATAAACAGACCCATTTCGCAAGTTTGTTATTACGGGGATTTCCTACAAAAGGATCAGACGAATGACGTGTATAATACATCTCAATGTAGATGCTACATAGTTGGTTCTCATCCTTCAAAGACTACGAGTGTAATAAGAGTATCATCACCCTAAGAATTTCATCACGTGGCTATTGGGAACGAATTATAATCTATATCCATTGAACTTTATTCAAACAAATTTCAGTCCAGTACTGgtacatagttttttttttaatgataaaatatgAGCTCTCTAAAACTAGTGATTCCCCGTATCTCATGTTTATCCCTATACGGACCTAACGTAAATTATAAGAACAACAATTAAGGCATGAGGTCAGCAATTAAAAGTAACTTCATGGGAGATAAGCAGCACTGTGGACGAACCATGAAAAAGTTCATGAACTTTCTTTAGAGaaaacttcaaatttgaaaccTACCAGAAGATTGAAGTGCAAGAGCAGCAGAGCAACCATGATTTTCTGTTCACATGGACAATCCTGGAGATACATCTGCAAATCATGCATCGCTTTGACTATGTTATCTTTATGAAGACTTTTAAGGAAGAACTTTGCATCTTTTCTCCTGAAATATGGGAGCACGGCTCAGAGTtaatgaaaatatcattaacCCCTAAAACTGCATCATAATCCAGCAAATATAGAATATTTCGGCATCTTAATTGCAAAGCAAGCTTCATCTCGATATAAAAAGGGTAGTCTAGTGCACAAAGCACCCCACATTCACGCAGGGTCTACGGGAGGGCCACACCCAGAGGGAGTGTAATGTGTACAGCCTACCCTGACACAAGCATCAGTGGCTATTTCACTGCTCGGACCTGTAACTTGGATTCATTTGGATACATGAATCCAAATAAGCTAATATTCAATTTTCCGAAAAAGAAGTAACAGTTTTCTTGTGAAGTGTATATAGTGACTACATTTCCACTCATGCCATTGCAAAAAAGAAGCATCAGAATATATTCAAATGTGTTTGTTGACAAAGTAGGCAGATCGTTTCATTTTAACAAAGAATGTAAAACATATTAGTGATCATGCTCGATGTGAGGACATTAACAAGTAAAAGAATCACTTTTTCTTTAAAAGNcaccacggttaattcaggttttacccagtccgatggccctcagaaattgtttgcacctagtgggtttcATCAGAATATATTCAAATGTGTTTGTTGACAAAGTAGCCAGATCATTTCATTTTAACAAAGACTGTAAAACATATTAGTGATCATGCTCGATGCGAGGACATTAACAAGTAAAAGAATCACTTTTTCTTTAAAAGTAAAATCTGCATATCACATTGTTTAGATTTTTCACTGTGCATCTGCTAAAAAGAGCTCTTGAGCTTCAACTTGATGTGCTCTAAATCTCTATTGATGGACTTCGAATTTCTCCATGCAAATTCGCCTGACCAAATATGAAAGTTCAGAActaattttttatctttcagTGACGTATGACTTACTCAGCTGCTTTTctattttttgccaaaatagAACATACTATGCATGCCACAAGGCGAATAAATGAGAATCCAGTGTGTAATAGAGAATACATTTGAAAAAACAAGTACCTGTTAAGGCATATGAGTTCAGTCAGGAGTAAAAAGGCGTTTCTCCTTAATACCAACTCTTCTCTTTGAAGAAGACTAAGCAGCCGTATCTTATCAACATTTCTAGCAACTACATTTCTGCAATTAGTGTCAGCTTCAATGCAAGAGCAAAGTAATACAGAAACACATATCTTCTCCCTTGCGTTTCCACGATTAAATCTCTCGATGAGAAACTGTAAGCTTCCGAGGGATAGAAGCTGCACTAAAGCTGCTTTTCTTTGATCCTGATTTAAAGCATTAAGTAGTTGTTCCAACACGGAAACGGCTATTTCGTTCTTCAACCAACCGTGTCCCCCTGAATTTCCAGCTAACTTAGAGAAATAAGCCAGAAGTTGCCTCCAATGTTCTGACTTCCAATTGGTGATGACACGCTTCAAAATGAAGTTACTGCAGGGCACATTTTGACATTCTAACGATCTTCGTGTTACTGGGCATGTTTTGTTTCCTTTCGAAATCCAGCTTTTAATAGATGCTCTCTCAAAGGTTTGGCCAGTTTCAAGGGTAACTGGATCTTCAAAAATAAGTCCAGTCAAAGGGCAGATAAATTCCTGTGGAATGTTTGTGGAAGTTCTTCCCACATAATTGACTCCTACACATTTTCAAAACATCATCATAACTAATTGATTACTCAACAAAAAGGGAAGTAGGGAACACTCTCAAAGATGACTTTCACCTACCTTGAGCAGGAAGCACTACCTCCTCAGTCTCCTGCTCAAGAGCTGCTTTTGTTATCCTGATGAATATGAACTTGGTCAGATCTGCAGGTGCAAATGAATCCAGTATGTTGGTCTTTAATGGAGCTGTTTCCTTCATATCAGAGTTTCCAAATatttccatgaaaaatttttCTTCTGGAGAATCAATTCCAAATACCCCCGCCGCATCCCAAGCGGTTGATGCACCATACTACACATCAGAACGCCCCCAGGATGTAACTTGTCTTATGTAATGCAAAATCTGAAGAGGGAATAATAATGTTTGCAAGCATAGATCCTAACTCACTAGATTTAGAGCTGCATAGAGTACTAGTACAGAGATTTGACAagttttatttactttcttcATCGTAAACACTATTTAAAAAGTACAATCAAGCTGCATGTCTTAATTCGGTAACTCCAACTTCAAAAGAAAAGGCACATATGTTCAACTCTGCAAGCTTCTCATCAGTGTTGTCAAAGGCAAAAAGCTTTTAGTGCTATAGGTCTATTGGGGCTTTAAGCAAAAGGTACAAAGGAAGTGTGAGCTTTTAGTGAAAAAAAGGCCTAcggagaaaaaaagaagtaaaaatatatatgtaatgcaagaaaaaagtaacaaattcattcaaaatatcAACAATTAATTTATCTCTTGTTGACTATATTTATAGTTCAGGCTTGACTCAAGTAGGACTTACGGGCAATGAGGCGCACACCTTAATGCCTTGCATACCGTGAAACACAGCTTAAGCAAGGCGAGGCGCCCTCCCTGATCATTTGGGCATAAAAGCGCCTTTGACAAGACTGCTTATCATCCATTTCAAGTTAAATGACACTGTCGTAGTGACTTCATAAGAGCTTAAGTTATGAGGTACAGCCATACCTAAACGGAGCATTTAAGAAATAACATCAACAGCTGAAAGAACAATGACATGCAGGTGACTGAAATTTAAAAGTATTCACAAAAGTACAAGTTGGTTTACAAAATAGATTTTGAAGAATCCAGGGGTAAGTTGGAATACAGGAGCTAAAGTATCTAGATCCTTCAAACATCCCCTATTTATCGTCTAAAATGGACCATGTAGAATTTCATTTGCTTCAAATCTCACCAGCCAAAATGTTGCAGAAACTTAGCCAGGATTTTAACCAACAATTTACACATACTGATCCATGTTCTTTGAAGTAATGTATTCAACACTTACTGAATCAACTGTAGCACCAGGCACAGCATCTTGATCTATACACTTAATCACTTCAGCGGAGTATGTCAATGCTACCAGATTTTTAGCAGCAAACCTAGCAGGCTTCCTCACACTAATTTCATAGCTTTCTTCCTGGAGCTCTTCTGATTCAGCTCCTAGTTTATGTGAACGACGGAATACTTCATCATACAACTTTTTGCTGACAACAGGCTGAGGTGAGAAACCGCCAACACCACTACTTAAGTGGGAAGAGTTGCTAAAGGAACCTTCACGCGAAACAGATATTGGAGGAATTTGAATATAAGGAACTAAAGGAATCTCAGCCCCTTCGGTTAGCCAATCCTTGTAGTAAACTGAAAACTGATAAGTACCTTTGTCCAGATTTTCACTGTATAATTTGTCAAGCAGCTTCAGTTTCCTTGACTTATTACGTAGGTCACCAAGAAAATTAGCTTCTGAATCATGCCAGACCTTCAAATGTGAAAGCTGAGGAAGAAACATGCGATCCCACAAATCAGGCAACAAACTAGTCCTTGCTTGAAAGGGTGAATCGCAGAAAACTTGCAGGAGGTGTTTTGCAGCGATACGGTCCTTCTTCTGTATCTTATATATGACACTGAGATACAGATGTGCACAAGCTGCCAATTTAGAATTGGGAATTCCGGACGTAAATCGATCCCGTAACTCGTCTGAATTCAACCCTGTGATTACACTAAGCTGCAGTGAGGCTTTCTTAAGCTCTTTCTCATTTGCACAATCCTCTGCAGCTCTTTCTACTATTTCTATAGCTTGTTCAAGAGTGGCTATGATCTTGCTTTCAGTATTCAGACCTTCTTCAAATCCAATAAAATTTAACGAAGCGAAGCTATTGTGACGAAGTGATGTCCTAAAATCCTCATCTAGGAGAAAATGTTTTATATGCCCGCTCAAGATAGAGATTACAGCCTGAATAGCAAGTTCATCAAGAGCAGGAATAGCTGCGGTGTGCTCAATCTCAGCTTTCCTTAGGCTTGTAGTTGCATCGGAACTTTTGTTGGTTACTGAACTTCTAGTTGATCTGCTGTTTGAGGTCTCGGGTTGTTCCATATGTTTCTGATAACCATCTTTAAAGCTTGGATGTTCTAAAACCTTTTTACTAGATTTATTGAGACATTTTGCTGTAGCTTGTGTATCTTTTCCGAAGGATTGTC belongs to Solanum stenotomum isolate F172 chromosome 1, ASM1918654v1, whole genome shotgun sequence and includes:
- the LOC125853415 gene encoding uncharacterized protein LOC125853415, with product MAMSLEDLLAKEGFNKRMSKTMPRASSGTKGRSGPIYRLQDPHKFVASSGTKKPERTKSDIPCHDLKSKHRMGSCDISSDVKRTSISSFDEFLSAEASPNNEIVEVGERNDSRYNRIYSNRTYRNESGEGRSGTRSSEDTESKRQSFGKDTQATAKCLNKSSKKVLEHPSFKDGYQKHMEQPETSNSRSTRSSVTNKSSDATTSLRKAEIEHTAAIPALDELAIQAVISILSGHIKHFLLDEDFRTSLRHNSFASLNFIGFEEGLNTESKIIATLEQAIEIVERAAEDCANEKELKKASLQLSVITGLNSDELRDRFTSGIPNSKLAACAHLYLSVIYKIQKKDRIAAKHLLQVFCDSPFQARTSLLPDLWDRMFLPQLSHLKVWHDSEANFLGDLRNKSRKLKLLDKLYSENLDKGTYQFSVYYKDWLTEGAEIPLVPYIQIPPISVSREGSFSNSSHLSSGVGGFSPQPVVSKKLYDEVFRRSHKLGAESEELQEESYEISVRKPARFAAKNLVALTYSAEVIKCIDQDAVPGATVDSYGASTAWDAAGVFGIDSPEEKFFMEIFGNSDMKETAPLKTNILDSFAPADLTKFIFIRITKAALEQETEEVVLPAQGVNYVGRTSTNIPQEFICPLTGLIFEDPVTLETGQTFERASIKSWISKGNKTCPVTRRSLECQNVPCSNFILKRVITNWKSEHWRQLLAYFSKLAGNSGGHGWLKNEIAVSVLEQLLNALNQDQRKAALVQLLSLGSLQFLIERFNRGNAREKICVSVLLCSCIEADTNCRNVVARNVDKIRLLSLLQREELVLRRNAFLLLTELICLNRRKDAKFFLKSLHKDNIVKAMHDLQMYLQDCPCEQKIMVALLLLHFNLLAETDMPSTYRDDAVDAMTLALERSLSDGRSREICCKALLILGGHFSFSGKIMTEDWILKQAGFLEGFGVEYTVEEQNNVLADATVMKMEDEEQEAREKWLLDASALLIGSGKKSFVEALSKCLGSGNSEMVRICLTTVAWLSSALALLNDSEFELSAFLAVITQLIECLQHGDLIEHKVLASMCLLNFSKIQGSY